From one Bradyrhizobium sp. Ash2021 genomic stretch:
- a CDS encoding SDR family oxidoreductase, translated as MAKSLQDKVIIVTGAGRGIGKEIALLCAAEGAKVVVNDPGVAADGSGTSAAPAEEVVEEIKKRGGTAIANFETVAEAIPASKIVKMATDHFGKLDGVVNNAGILRDMIFHRMSVEAFESVIKVHLMGSFYVAHAAARLFREQESGSFVHFTSTSGLVGNFGQANYAAAKLGIVGLSKSIALDMNRFNVRSNCVSPFAWSRLIGTIPTETEEEKARVAKIQQMGPEKIAPVCAYLLSDAAKDVTGQIFAVRMNEIFLMGQSRPLRSVHRGEGWTPQTVAEHAMPALKSSFYKLDRSADIFNWDAI; from the coding sequence ATGGCCAAATCACTGCAGGACAAAGTCATCATCGTCACCGGCGCCGGCCGCGGTATCGGCAAGGAAATCGCGCTGCTCTGCGCGGCCGAAGGCGCCAAGGTCGTGGTCAACGATCCCGGCGTCGCCGCCGACGGCTCGGGAACCAGCGCAGCACCGGCCGAAGAAGTGGTCGAGGAAATCAAGAAGCGCGGCGGCACGGCGATCGCGAATTTCGAGACAGTCGCGGAAGCGATTCCGGCCAGCAAGATCGTCAAGATGGCGACCGATCATTTCGGCAAGCTCGATGGCGTCGTCAACAATGCCGGCATTTTGCGCGACATGATCTTCCATCGCATGAGCGTGGAAGCCTTCGAATCCGTCATTAAGGTGCATTTGATGGGCTCATTCTATGTCGCGCATGCCGCGGCACGGCTGTTCCGTGAGCAGGAAAGCGGCTCGTTCGTGCACTTCACCTCGACCTCGGGCCTCGTCGGCAATTTCGGCCAGGCCAATTATGCCGCCGCCAAACTCGGCATCGTCGGCCTGTCGAAATCGATCGCGCTCGACATGAACCGCTTCAACGTGCGCTCGAACTGCGTTTCGCCGTTCGCCTGGAGCCGACTGATCGGAACCATCCCGACCGAGACCGAGGAAGAGAAGGCGCGCGTCGCAAAAATCCAGCAGATGGGACCGGAGAAGATCGCGCCGGTCTGCGCCTACCTGCTCAGCGACGCCGCCAAGGACGTCACCGGACAGATCTTCGCCGTGCGCATGAACGAGATCTTCCTGATGGGCCAGTCGCGCCCGCTGCGCTCGGTGCATCGGGGCGAAGGCTGGACACCGCAAACCGTCGCCGAACATGCGATGCCCGCGCTGAAGTCGTCGTTCTACAAGCTCGACCGCTCGGCGGACATCTTTAACTGGGACGCGATTTAG
- a CDS encoding thiolase: protein MRRNQVAVVGAAETTELGVIPNMSQIQLHADAALNAIADAGLKLSDIDGIATAVETPQQIAHYLGITPTWVDGTSVGGCSFMLHVRHAAAAIEAGMCKTVLITHAESGKSMIGKQPRSTPADSLNGQFEQPFGVYGPPSMFPIPVLRYMKTHGITHEQIASVAVVQREWAAKNPRATMKDPITVADVLNSRMIAYPFRILQCCLVTDGGGALILTSADRAKDFPRKPVYISGTGESVETPMVSQMKTFDSSRAFRTAGPLAFKEAGIAHKDVDHLMIYDAFAHLPLYGLGDLGFMPHEETGKFIADGNTRPGGKLPLNTNGGGLSYMHSGMYGMYALQESVRQMRGIAPAQVQGAKISVCHGVGGMFAASGTIIFTNEK from the coding sequence ATGCGCAGAAACCAGGTCGCCGTCGTCGGCGCTGCCGAAACCACCGAGCTCGGCGTCATCCCGAACATGTCGCAGATCCAGTTGCACGCCGATGCGGCGCTCAACGCCATCGCCGATGCCGGACTGAAATTGTCCGACATCGACGGCATCGCCACCGCGGTGGAAACCCCGCAGCAGATCGCGCATTACCTCGGCATCACGCCGACCTGGGTAGACGGCACCTCGGTCGGCGGCTGCTCGTTCATGCTGCATGTCCGGCACGCTGCGGCGGCGATCGAGGCCGGTATGTGCAAGACCGTGCTGATCACGCATGCCGAAAGCGGCAAGTCGATGATCGGCAAGCAGCCGCGCTCGACGCCTGCGGACAGCCTCAACGGCCAGTTCGAACAGCCGTTCGGCGTCTACGGCCCGCCCAGCATGTTCCCGATTCCGGTGCTGCGCTACATGAAGACCCACGGCATCACCCACGAGCAGATCGCCTCGGTCGCGGTGGTGCAGCGCGAATGGGCCGCGAAGAATCCGCGCGCCACCATGAAGGACCCGATCACGGTTGCGGACGTCCTGAACTCGCGGATGATCGCCTACCCGTTCCGCATCCTGCAATGCTGCCTCGTCACCGACGGCGGCGGCGCGCTAATCCTGACTTCGGCCGATCGCGCCAAGGACTTTCCGCGGAAGCCGGTCTACATATCAGGCACCGGCGAGAGCGTGGAAACGCCGATGGTCAGCCAGATGAAGACGTTTGACAGTTCACGCGCCTTCAGGACCGCGGGCCCCCTCGCCTTCAAGGAAGCGGGCATTGCTCACAAGGACGTCGATCACCTCATGATCTACGACGCCTTTGCGCATCTGCCGCTGTATGGCCTCGGCGATCTCGGCTTCATGCCGCATGAAGAGACCGGAAAATTCATCGCCGACGGCAACACCCGCCCCGGCGGCAAATTGCCGCTCAACACCAATGGCGGCGGCCTGAGCTACATGCATTCGGGCATGTACGGCATGTACGCGCTGCAGGAAAGCGTGCGGCAAATGCGCGGCATCGCGCCGGCGCAGGTGCAGGGCGCCAAGATATCGGTCTGCCACGGCGTCGGCGGCATGTTCGCCGCGTCAGGCACGATCATTTTTACGAACGAGAAGTAA
- a CDS encoding Zn-ribbon domain-containing OB-fold protein, which produces MAEPARAKPKPTPETQHFWDGTQAGELRLQRCDACANVYFPPRPFCPSCASRKVSVFKASGKGTLYSYVINHRPAAPGFTPPYAIAIVELDEGPRMMSNIIDCPQTPEALELDMKLEVAFEKLDDKITLPLFRPAKG; this is translated from the coding sequence ATGGCGGAGCCAGCGCGCGCTAAACCAAAGCCGACACCGGAAACCCAGCATTTCTGGGACGGCACGCAGGCCGGTGAGTTGCGCCTGCAGCGCTGCGACGCCTGCGCCAATGTGTATTTCCCGCCCCGCCCGTTCTGCCCGTCCTGCGCCTCGCGCAAGGTCAGCGTGTTCAAGGCCAGCGGCAAGGGCACACTTTACAGCTACGTCATCAACCACCGGCCCGCCGCGCCCGGCTTCACGCCGCCTTACGCGATCGCGATCGTCGAACTCGACGAAGGTCCGCGCATGATGAGCAACATCATCGATTGTCCGCAGACGCCGGAGGCACTCGAGCTCGACATGAAGCTTGAAGTCGCGTTCGAAAAACTCGACGACAAGATCACCCTTCCCCTGTTCCGTCCGGCGAAGGGCTAA
- a CDS encoding ABC transporter substrate-binding protein — protein sequence MFKLTGTVLAAGLAFGAQAFAADAPAEIKIGTLYASSGRYASISMPVFSALKLWVDQKNADGGTYVKAFDKKIPIKLVAYDDQSNTATASTLYNQLITQDKVDLLVADSGSVLTAPAVAIARDRKMFLFDQTGTGASFFSKDNPYIALMADPVSTVWPKPVADFVSHDGPGLGIKKVAILYSTNEFTGTQANAFRKFVKDSGAPIEIVYDQGIPTETTNYTVIINNINNTNPDAVIHFGYAPNDIAFLRNVQDVGVKFKMLFCIYAGLETELLEKNVGEKGLEHVFTYVPPSELEYPVEFGMSMKDYRAAWDKKYPDGKIEFGFNAVAGYTTGLVIEKTLSVASSLDQLELRRAVFSLSGNLKTLDGTFALDEMGGQIGELTPLGQLELNEHEHIKFISIYPHETATGKPVYPRP from the coding sequence ATGTTCAAGTTGACGGGCACAGTGCTGGCCGCAGGATTGGCATTTGGCGCACAAGCCTTTGCCGCTGATGCGCCGGCCGAGATCAAGATCGGCACGCTCTATGCCTCGTCGGGGCGCTATGCGTCGATCTCGATGCCGGTTTTCAGCGCTCTCAAGCTCTGGGTCGATCAGAAGAATGCCGACGGCGGCACCTATGTGAAGGCCTTCGACAAGAAAATCCCGATCAAGCTCGTCGCCTATGACGACCAGAGCAATACCGCGACTGCTTCCACGCTCTATAATCAGCTCATCACGCAGGACAAGGTGGACCTTCTGGTCGCGGATTCTGGTTCGGTGCTGACGGCGCCGGCGGTGGCGATCGCGCGCGACCGCAAGATGTTCCTGTTCGACCAGACCGGCACCGGCGCCAGTTTTTTTTCCAAGGACAATCCCTACATCGCGCTGATGGCCGATCCGGTTTCGACCGTATGGCCAAAGCCGGTGGCGGACTTCGTTTCGCATGACGGCCCGGGCCTCGGCATCAAGAAGGTCGCGATCCTCTATTCCACCAACGAATTCACCGGCACGCAGGCCAACGCATTCCGCAAATTCGTCAAGGACTCCGGCGCGCCGATCGAGATCGTCTACGATCAGGGCATCCCGACGGAAACCACGAACTACACCGTGATCATCAACAATATCAACAACACCAATCCGGACGCGGTGATTCACTTCGGTTACGCGCCGAACGATATCGCGTTCCTGCGCAATGTTCAGGATGTCGGTGTCAAGTTCAAGATGCTGTTCTGCATCTATGCCGGTCTTGAGACCGAGCTTCTGGAGAAGAACGTTGGCGAGAAGGGCCTTGAGCACGTCTTTACCTACGTGCCGCCTTCAGAACTCGAATACCCCGTCGAGTTCGGGATGAGCATGAAGGATTACCGGGCCGCGTGGGACAAGAAATATCCTGACGGCAAGATCGAGTTCGGTTTTAATGCGGTTGCCGGATACACCACGGGTCTCGTGATCGAGAAGACGCTGTCGGTTGCGAGCAGCCTCGATCAACTTGAACTGCGGCGTGCGGTGTTCAGCCTGTCGGGCAATCTCAAGACGCTGGACGGCACCTTCGCACTGGATGAAATGGGCGGCCAGATCGGCGAACTGACGCCGCTCGGCCAGCTCGAGTTGAACGAGCACGAACACATCAAGTTCATCTCGATCTATCCGCACGAAACCGCCACCGGCAAGCCGGTCTATCCGCGTCCATGA
- a CDS encoding branched-chain amino acid ABC transporter permease produces the protein MLVYALVAGVLFGLYFSLVGIGLNLVFGVMRIVNLAHGDFLMLGAFVAFGVVTLAGIDPLFAVPLAFVIFLLVGLLLYWVLVPRLQGSVNPEMLSIILFFGLSQVIEAVTTIFFGTSERSIQSRLLGTVFQTIKVKLFGGKPDGSGPIQIFGQGFPAPWVIAAVTSLIAIALVYVYLYRTRLGTLTRAVMSRRDEALATGIDVDRVSAAAFGIGLGLASLAGVFAPFMFGSVTPAFGADATVTSFAIVVLGSLGNPLGTALGGVVYGVCYMLVQTYLSSWADLLPYVLLIFILLLRPSGLLGRRVRVA, from the coding sequence ATGCTGGTCTATGCGCTCGTCGCCGGCGTTCTGTTCGGGCTGTATTTCAGCCTGGTCGGCATCGGCCTCAATCTGGTGTTCGGCGTCATGCGCATCGTCAATCTTGCGCATGGCGACTTCCTGATGCTCGGCGCGTTCGTCGCGTTCGGCGTCGTGACGCTGGCCGGCATCGATCCGCTGTTTGCGGTGCCGCTGGCGTTTGTGATCTTCCTGCTCGTCGGCCTGCTGCTCTATTGGGTGCTGGTGCCGCGGCTGCAGGGATCGGTCAATCCCGAAATGCTGTCGATTATCCTGTTCTTCGGGCTGTCGCAGGTGATCGAGGCCGTCACGACGATCTTCTTCGGCACCAGCGAGCGCTCGATCCAGAGCCGTTTGCTCGGCACGGTATTTCAGACCATCAAGGTCAAGCTGTTCGGCGGCAAACCGGATGGTTCCGGCCCGATCCAGATTTTTGGCCAGGGATTTCCGGCGCCCTGGGTGATCGCGGCAGTGACCAGCCTGATCGCGATCGCGCTGGTTTATGTCTATTTGTACCGGACACGCCTAGGCACGCTGACCCGCGCGGTGATGTCGCGTCGCGATGAAGCGCTGGCCACCGGCATCGACGTTGACCGTGTTTCGGCGGCGGCCTTCGGCATTGGCCTCGGGCTCGCCTCGCTGGCGGGCGTGTTCGCGCCTTTCATGTTTGGTTCGGTGACGCCGGCTTTCGGCGCGGATGCTACCGTCACTTCATTCGCGATCGTGGTGCTGGGATCACTCGGCAACCCGCTGGGCACCGCGCTTGGCGGCGTCGTCTATGGTGTCTGCTACATGCTGGTGCAGACCTATCTCAGTTCCTGGGCGGATCTTCTGCCCTATGTGCTGCTGATTTTCATCCTGCTGTTGCGTCCGAGCGGTCTGCTCGGAAGGCGGGTGCGCGTTGCCTAG
- a CDS encoding branched-chain amino acid ABC transporter permease produces the protein MPSILRHLLFIVVPLIAVFAVLPGVYQNHLLLFNFVIFLTLAQGVNIIYGFTGYLPFGYVGFFGAGAYGFAIMVMHYQSPAVIAVLVGGLVGVALGLLLTPLLRLSGAYFAIANLAASLAVLHFVANPALENITRGPYGVSLTGTFNPDDAYTAALVVLTLTLAAVVYLKNSSFGLALQAVREDAVSASMAGVSVVNMRVIAWLASALVAGLAGGVYAWYVSVFYPDNVFSGDFSIFAIVFALFGGVATITGPIVGVIILYGVYNLIGFTTPQYFQLIYGLLIMGLVLFLPAGLVSLATRRGWHVP, from the coding sequence TTGCCTAGCATCCTCAGACATCTGCTGTTCATTGTCGTGCCGCTGATCGCTGTGTTTGCGGTGCTTCCCGGTGTCTATCAAAACCATCTGCTGCTGTTCAACTTCGTCATTTTCCTGACCTTGGCGCAGGGCGTGAACATCATCTACGGCTTCACCGGCTATCTGCCGTTCGGCTATGTCGGATTCTTCGGCGCCGGCGCTTACGGTTTTGCGATCATGGTGATGCACTATCAATCGCCGGCCGTGATCGCGGTGCTGGTCGGGGGGCTGGTCGGCGTCGCGCTGGGACTGTTGCTGACGCCGCTGTTGCGGCTTTCGGGCGCGTATTTTGCGATCGCCAATCTGGCCGCGTCGCTGGCCGTGCTTCACTTCGTTGCCAATCCGGCGCTCGAAAATATCACACGCGGGCCGTACGGTGTTTCGCTGACGGGCACATTCAATCCCGATGACGCTTACACCGCCGCACTTGTCGTGTTGACGCTGACGCTTGCTGCGGTCGTGTACCTGAAGAACTCGAGCTTCGGTCTGGCGTTGCAGGCGGTGCGTGAAGATGCCGTCAGCGCGTCGATGGCAGGCGTCAGCGTCGTCAACATGCGCGTGATCGCGTGGCTGGCTTCGGCGCTAGTCGCGGGTCTCGCCGGCGGCGTCTATGCCTGGTATGTGTCGGTGTTCTATCCCGACAATGTCTTCAGCGGCGATTTCAGCATCTTTGCGATCGTGTTCGCGCTGTTCGGCGGCGTCGCCACGATCACCGGGCCGATCGTCGGCGTCATCATTCTCTATGGCGTCTACAATCTGATCGGCTTCACCACGCCGCAATATTTCCAGCTAATCTATGGGCTGTTGATCATGGGGCTGGTGTTGTTTTTGCCGGCCGGCCTGGTTTCGCTGGCGACGCGGAGGGGATGGCATGTCCCCTGA
- a CDS encoding ABC transporter ATP-binding protein, producing the protein MSPDNAPILEVTTLVKRFGGFHALDGLSFHVTSGEILGLVGPNGSGKTTAINVISGLYAPDGGEVALDGHSIGGVASHKLVHRGINRTFQIPKPFLSLTVRQNIEVALAYGRAGVAPPAMAALLEEYRLTEVADRPAADLNSAQQKMLDLVRALATGPRLLLLDELAAGLNPAELDWIAEKIKALASTGMAIIVVEHLMGFIEHITDRVIVLNAGKEIFEGTLAVAVKVPQVIEVFLGGEHAA; encoded by the coding sequence ATGTCCCCTGACAACGCGCCGATCCTCGAGGTAACCACGCTCGTCAAACGCTTCGGCGGCTTTCACGCGCTCGACGGGCTGAGCTTCCACGTCACGTCTGGCGAGATCCTGGGGTTGGTCGGGCCGAACGGCTCGGGCAAGACCACGGCGATCAACGTGATTTCTGGTCTCTATGCGCCTGACGGAGGCGAGGTGGCGCTCGATGGTCATTCGATCGGTGGCGTTGCATCCCACAAACTGGTTCATCGTGGCATCAACCGCACCTTCCAGATTCCGAAACCGTTTCTGTCGCTGACGGTGCGCCAGAATATCGAGGTCGCACTCGCCTATGGCCGTGCCGGGGTGGCGCCGCCGGCGATGGCGGCGCTACTGGAAGAGTACCGGTTGACTGAAGTCGCCGACCGTCCTGCCGCCGACCTCAACAGCGCGCAGCAGAAGATGCTGGACCTGGTCCGGGCGCTGGCCACCGGTCCGCGGCTTTTGCTGCTCGATGAGCTTGCTGCCGGCCTCAATCCGGCGGAACTCGACTGGATTGCCGAAAAGATCAAGGCACTGGCCAGCACGGGCATGGCGATCATCGTGGTCGAGCATCTGATGGGATTTATCGAACACATCACCGATCGCGTCATCGTCCTCAATGCGGGCAAGGAGATTTTCGAAGGCACGCTCGCGGTTGCCGTCAAGGTGCCGCAGGTGATCGAAGTATTCCTGGGAGGCGAGCATGCCGCCTGA
- a CDS encoding ABC transporter ATP-binding protein gives MPPETISLLEASGVDAGYGTMQVLWGVDLDVRAGETVLLLGANGAGKTTFLKSLVGLIEARHGSIKLGGEDVTRTRSSDRMKRGMTYMSELAVFPDLSIEENIRVGAQALGHADPGARVEELYGLFPVLRDKRRAAASSLSGGQRKMLGIAKALAAEPKLLVMDEPSAGLSPLFVKEVIRILSELRGRGLALLIAEQNIGFLEVATRVFVLEGGRIKFSGTVAEMTDNEALRRAYFGLK, from the coding sequence ATGCCGCCTGAGACGATTTCACTTCTGGAAGCGTCCGGCGTCGATGCGGGCTACGGCACCATGCAGGTGCTGTGGGGCGTCGATCTCGACGTCCGCGCCGGCGAAACCGTGCTGCTGCTCGGCGCCAACGGGGCGGGCAAGACCACCTTCCTCAAATCGCTGGTTGGATTGATCGAGGCGCGGCACGGCAGCATCAAGCTCGGCGGCGAGGATGTGACGCGGACGCGCTCCAGCGATCGCATGAAGCGCGGCATGACCTACATGTCCGAGCTTGCGGTGTTCCCCGATCTGTCGATCGAGGAAAACATCCGCGTCGGCGCGCAGGCGCTCGGCCATGCCGATCCCGGTGCGCGCGTCGAGGAACTCTATGGTCTTTTTCCCGTGCTCCGCGACAAGCGGCGTGCCGCCGCATCCAGTCTTTCCGGCGGCCAGCGCAAGATGCTCGGGATTGCCAAGGCGCTTGCCGCCGAGCCGAAGCTTTTGGTGATGGACGAGCCGTCGGCCGGACTGTCACCCCTTTTCGTCAAGGAAGTCATTCGTATCCTCAGCGAACTGCGTGGGCGCGGGCTGGCACTTCTGATCGCCGAACAGAATATCGGATTTCTCGAAGTCGCCACCCGCGTGTTCGTGCTCGAAGGTGGCCGTATCAAGTTTTCCGGGACGGTTGCGGAAATGACCGACAATGAAGCGCTGCGGCGCGCCTATTTCGGATTGAAATGA
- a CDS encoding acyclic terpene utilization AtuA family protein, which translates to MRTIRIGSGAGYSGDRIEPAVELAENGDIQYLVFECLGERTVALAQQARMKNPEGGYDPLLEERMRAVLAVCAAKGIKIVTNMGAANPEAAAKKTAEIARSLGLSSLKIAAIVGDDVLEACKDGDLPIMEFESTIKQLGNRLLSANAYLGAAPMAEALSAGADIVITGRASDPALFLAPMIDAFGWAMDDWNLLGQGTVAGHLLECAGQITGGYFADPGYKDVPDLARLGFPIGEVGEDGSLVITKVKGSGGAVTAQTCKEQLLYEVHDPAKYVQPDVVADFSHVRVEEIGPDRVRVSGGRGTKRTDTLKVSVGYVDSYIGEGQISYAGPGALARGRLALEIVRERLKLIGVASSELRFELVGVDALHGAEISAHANEPYEVRVRVTGRTENLREAVRIGNEVETLYTNGPAAGGGAWKSARDVVAVASVLLPREVAKPQVRFVGA; encoded by the coding sequence ATGCGAACGATCCGGATCGGCTCAGGGGCGGGCTATTCGGGCGATCGCATCGAGCCCGCGGTCGAACTCGCCGAAAATGGCGACATCCAGTACCTCGTATTCGAGTGTCTCGGCGAGCGCACCGTCGCGCTGGCGCAACAGGCGCGGATGAAAAATCCGGAAGGCGGCTATGACCCGCTGCTGGAAGAACGGATGCGCGCGGTGCTGGCGGTTTGCGCCGCCAAGGGTATCAAGATTGTCACCAATATGGGCGCGGCCAATCCGGAGGCCGCGGCGAAAAAGACCGCGGAGATCGCCAGATCGCTAGGGCTTTCGTCGCTGAAGATCGCGGCCATCGTCGGCGACGATGTGCTCGAGGCCTGCAAGGACGGCGATTTGCCGATCATGGAATTTGAGAGCACGATCAAACAGCTCGGCAACCGCCTCTTGTCGGCTAATGCCTATCTCGGTGCCGCGCCGATGGCGGAAGCGTTGAGCGCCGGCGCCGATATCGTCATCACCGGGCGCGCGTCCGATCCGGCGCTGTTTCTGGCGCCGATGATTGACGCCTTCGGCTGGGCGATGGACGACTGGAATCTGTTGGGGCAGGGCACCGTCGCCGGGCATTTGCTGGAATGCGCGGGCCAAATCACCGGCGGCTATTTCGCCGATCCCGGCTACAAGGATGTGCCCGATCTGGCGCGGCTCGGCTTTCCCATCGGTGAAGTCGGCGAGGATGGCTCGCTTGTCATCACCAAGGTCAAGGGTTCGGGAGGCGCGGTGACGGCGCAAACCTGCAAGGAGCAGTTGCTTTACGAGGTGCATGATCCCGCCAAATACGTCCAGCCCGACGTGGTCGCGGATTTTTCGCATGTGAGGGTCGAGGAGATCGGCCCGGATCGCGTCCGCGTCAGCGGCGGTCGTGGAACGAAGCGCACCGATACACTGAAGGTCTCGGTCGGCTATGTCGACAGCTATATCGGCGAGGGCCAGATTTCCTACGCCGGCCCCGGCGCGCTCGCGCGCGGGCGGCTGGCACTGGAGATCGTCCGCGAACGGCTGAAGCTGATCGGCGTCGCGTCCAGCGAATTGCGGTTTGAACTGGTGGGCGTCGACGCGCTACACGGTGCAGAAATCTCCGCGCACGCCAATGAACCCTATGAGGTTCGCGTTCGCGTCACCGGGCGCACCGAAAACCTCCGCGAGGCCGTCAGGATCGGCAACGAGGTCGAGACGCTCTACACCAATGGCCCGGCCGCCGGCGGCGGCGCATGGAAGTCGGCGCGCGATGTGGTCGCGGTGGCATCGGTGCTGCTGCCGCGCGAGGTGGCGAAGCCGCAAGTCCGCTTCGTGGGAGCGTGA
- a CDS encoding amidase, which produces MPNHPTLASLATDLDSGATSARKLVEECLAKIADPKGEGARAFIHVDKDAALEAADAMDRLRKAQAAPSPYAGIPVSIKDLFDIKGQVTRAGSRALEEDCCPADADAPVVARLRRAGFIVIGRTNMTEFAYSGIGINPHYGTPRSVWNRSVGHVPGGSSSGAAVSIADGMAHGGLGTDTGGSCRIPAAFNGIVGFKPTQRRIPLDGGVPLSFSLDSFGPLARTVGCCAVLDAVLADEPEQPLQPHPVKGMRLAVPTTVALDDLDEAVAKTFERALETLSRQGALIERIEVPEFLDVGVMNSKGGFAAAESFAWHRYLIVSKGDFYDPRVYVRILRGEGISAADYIDLINARKSFIARTEARIAPYDALVLPTTANTPPKIADLADDKAFAAENSRALRNCTLINMLDGCAISLPAHREGEVPVGLMLASSGGSDRRIFELAAGMEDLIRV; this is translated from the coding sequence ATGCCGAACCATCCGACACTTGCCTCCCTCGCCACCGACCTCGACAGCGGGGCGACCTCCGCCCGCAAGCTGGTTGAGGAATGTCTCGCCAAAATCGCCGATCCCAAAGGCGAAGGCGCGCGTGCGTTCATCCATGTCGACAAGGACGCTGCGCTCGAGGCGGCGGACGCGATGGACCGGCTGCGCAAGGCGCAGGCGGCGCCGTCGCCCTATGCCGGCATTCCGGTCTCGATCAAGGACCTGTTCGACATCAAGGGGCAGGTGACCCGCGCCGGTTCCCGTGCGCTGGAGGAGGATTGTTGTCCGGCAGACGCCGATGCGCCGGTCGTGGCGCGGCTGCGCCGTGCCGGTTTCATCGTGATCGGCCGCACCAACATGACCGAGTTCGCCTATTCCGGCATCGGCATCAATCCGCATTACGGCACGCCGAGAAGTGTTTGGAACCGCAGCGTCGGCCATGTGCCGGGCGGCTCATCGTCGGGCGCGGCGGTCTCGATCGCCGATGGTATGGCGCATGGCGGGCTCGGCACCGATACCGGCGGCTCGTGCCGGATTCCGGCGGCCTTCAACGGCATCGTCGGCTTCAAGCCGACGCAGCGCCGCATACCGCTCGACGGCGGCGTACCGTTGTCGTTCTCGCTCGACAGTTTTGGGCCGCTGGCGCGGACGGTCGGATGCTGTGCGGTGCTGGATGCCGTGCTCGCCGACGAGCCCGAGCAGCCCTTGCAGCCGCATCCCGTCAAGGGCATGCGGCTGGCGGTACCAACCACGGTTGCGCTCGACGATCTCGACGAAGCGGTGGCGAAGACTTTTGAGCGCGCGCTGGAGACGCTGTCGCGTCAGGGAGCGCTGATCGAGCGGATCGAGGTGCCGGAATTCCTCGACGTCGGCGTGATGAATTCCAAGGGCGGTTTTGCTGCCGCGGAAAGCTTTGCCTGGCATCGCTATCTGATCGTGAGCAAGGGCGATTTCTACGATCCCCGCGTTTACGTGCGCATCCTGCGCGGCGAAGGCATCAGCGCGGCCGACTATATCGATCTCATCAACGCGCGAAAATCCTTCATCGCGCGGACCGAAGCGCGCATCGCGCCCTATGACGCGCTGGTGTTGCCGACCACGGCCAACACGCCGCCAAAAATCGCCGATCTCGCCGACGACAAGGCGTTTGCTGCAGAAAATTCGCGCGCGCTGCGCAATTGCACGTTGATCAACATGCTCGATGGCTGCGCGATCTCGCTGCCGGCGCATCGCGAAGGCGAGGTGCCGGTCGGCCTGATGCTTGCATCGTCGGGCGGATCGGACCGCCGTATCTTCGAACTCGCGGCCGGAATGGAGGATCTCATCCGTGTTTGA
- a CDS encoding DUF2848 domain-containing protein: MFDLTFTVDDNGAATYLTLPIDRAVIAGWTGRDPVARDKHIAELEAIGIARPASTPIYYRVSARRLTMADAIEVCGENSSGEVEFVLIGWQGRIFVGCGSDHTDRKVEAYSVTVSKQMCDKPIASELWELEDVIGHWDQMILRSYAFIDSAKVLYQEGTLDGMLPVKDLIAGGFGGKGLPDGCAMFGGTFAAKGGIRPASRFEFELEDPVLKRTIRHGYDVITLPMLG; this comes from the coding sequence GTGTTTGATCTTACTTTTACCGTCGACGACAACGGCGCGGCCACCTACCTCACGCTGCCGATCGATCGCGCCGTGATCGCCGGCTGGACCGGGCGCGATCCGGTGGCGCGCGACAAGCACATTGCCGAGCTGGAAGCGATCGGCATCGCGCGGCCGGCTTCGACACCGATCTATTATCGCGTCTCGGCGCGGCGGCTGACCATGGCCGACGCGATCGAGGTCTGCGGCGAGAACTCCAGCGGCGAGGTCGAGTTCGTGCTCATCGGCTGGCAGGGCCGCATCTTTGTCGGCTGCGGCTCCGACCACACCGACCGCAAGGTCGAGGCCTATAGCGTCACGGTGTCAAAACAGATGTGCGACAAGCCGATCGCCTCCGAACTGTGGGAACTGGAGGACGTGATCGGCCACTGGGACCAGATGATCCTGCGCTCCTATGCCTTCATCGACAGCGCAAAGGTGCTGTACCAGGAAGGGACGCTCGACGGCATGCTTCCCGTAAAAGACCTGATCGCAGGCGGCTTCGGCGGCAAAGGATTGCCCGACGGCTGCGCGATGTTCGGCGGCACCTTTGCCGCCAAGGGCGGCATCCGCCCCGCGAGCCGGTTCGAGTTCGAACTGGAGGATCCCGTGCTGAAGCGGACCATCCGCCATGGCTATGACGTGATCACGCTGCCGATGCTGGGTTAG